From the Glycine max cultivar Williams 82 chromosome 11, Glycine_max_v4.0, whole genome shotgun sequence genome, the window AGACATAAAAGTAAATGGAAGATGCATTGCCCCTTCCCACATAATTTCATTTCGTGTTCAAACCCGTGGCACAATATTGctgctatatatataattaacccAAGCAGCGATAGGTTGATCTTTGATAAAACCCTAAGGCTACCTAgtatagttttaattttctgCTAATATAATTTCACGTCCCTTCCAATTTTCTCGTTAGGCTAGAAACATgtgaaaattaaaggaaaaatttaaCCATTCTATCCATCtcataatgttatatatataagtggagcAATTTTTGCGTTGAGGTCATGTGCAGTTCAATGACAAGTATAAATCTATCCCATTCTTATTGATCTGCGCCTAACCAAACTTCTATGGAGAAACAACTGTAATTAACATCAACCCTGGAAGATATCATATGTATCAATATATACCTATATAGGACAATCAATTTCCAATTAACAAATATAGTGTCATGAATTGATAATAATGAAATCTAGATGTAACGTAaggtgaaaattaaagaagtcaTGTCCGCTGAAATTGGAATGCACTAATGTAATATGAATTAAATGGGCAGTAATAGAAAATTACAAGCATGgttaatttaatgaatttgataaaattgggagagaaaaaaataacaaaaaggaGGTTATCAGGTAGTTAAAGAGACTAATCAAATTAAAGAGAGACATGAATTCAACAAGCAAGCAACGACGTGCTGATCGAAGTATTTTTATAGTCTTTTTGtatcaatcaaatcaaatacaaTACATTGCACAatacatattaaataatattttttttaggagaATATTGAATAGTATTACACgttcaacataaaaataaagaaataaataacattacaaCATGTCTTTCCACAATCAATCTACATTTCGACAccaagaattttttatttacaaaatattacaCGAGCTTTCAAACACGCAAAAATCCATTTACTGCTCTATAGCTAGCATAAAAAAGATTAGTTGCAGGGTGGAATTGATCAAAGAGTCTATTAGAACAAACTTCTCTGGTGGCCTAAAAAAGGCAAAACGTATACACACGTGATATTGATTAAAACAATTAACGTAGGTGTACTCGCATAGAAAGTAATTATATATACCatgtcaaaaattaaaattatgaagtcACAAGAACGAGAATTTTCTAGAGTGTTATCAAGATTATGTTAGTTTAGACTATTGACAAGGATGCCTTATAACCTGAAGAAGTTTTCACCGACGACATAAGGATAAAATAGCTATAAAGATAACTTTATGTTTTTGTAATCTGAAAATATAGCCATTAGGAAGAAAGAACAAAAgctaattataaagaaaagACATATTAGAGAATTGGAGCAAGTTTTGCATTTGACTTTTATAAGCCGTTTCACACTTTAGGCTTGCGATCATGATGGCCAGTTCTCCGTGAAATGGCAGAGGAAATAATCAGATTTGACTGCTATGACGCGGTTttcaattatttgtttatatcaAACAAGAACTCTTCATTCAGCCATGCCATCCACTACTCTCTTCTTGACTTTGTAGTTTGTACCCAGCCCGCATCGTGGAAAATATGAAATCGTTTAATGCTAAACCACAACATATATCAAgttgaaataatataaatatattttcaaacttTAAGCCACTCTGTCATCTAACAACAATGATATCTTATCGACCATATGATTGAAAGCAAACACTATATAAAGGATTACAATCCATACTTTGCAAAGCAATAAATTAATAGATCATAGTAAGTCTTCTAAAGAACGATCATACAAAAGAGCTTCATACTAAGTGAAGATGGGAACGAGGCAATGGCCTCGACTGATCCTTGCATTGGCATTTTGCCTAATAGCTATGAGTGTTGGTGCTGATTATAAGCCTTACTATGGCCAACCGTCTAACTACTATCCACGCCCCCCACCACCACCATATCAGCAAGTAAATCCACCCTACTATCACAAGTCACCTccatattattataaatctccACCTCCACCCTCTCCATCACCACCACCTCCTTATGTCTACAAATTCCCTCCATACCATTACAAgtctcctccaccaccatcTTCTTCACCTCCTCCACCCTATGTCTATAAATCACCACCACCCCCACCCCCTTCACCACCTCCTCCATATGTTTATAAGTCTCCCCCTCCACCTTCTCCATCACCTCCTCCTCCCTATGTTTACAAGTCCCCACCTCCACcttctccttcacctcctccaccatatgtgtatatgtctcctcctcctctttccccttctcctctcccACCATATGTTTACAAGTCTCCTCCCCCGCCATCACCTTCACCACCTCCACCTTATGCTTACAAGTCTCCACCACCCCCATCACCTTCACCACCTCCACCTTATATTTACAAGTCACCACCCCCACCATCTCCATCTCCACCACCTCCATATATTTATAAGTCACCACCTCCACCGTCCCCTTCTCCTCCTCCACCTCCTTCTCCATCCCCACCACCTCCATCTCCATCACCTCCTCCACCATATGTTTACAAGTCTCCACCACCCCCATCACCTTCACCACCTCCACCTTATATTTACAAGTCACCACCTCCACCATCTCCATCTCCACCACCTCCATACGTTTACAAGTCTCCACCACCACCNNNNNNNNNNNNNNNNNNNNNNNNNNNNNNNNNNNNNNNNNNNNNNNNNNNNNNNNNNNNNNNNNNNNNNNNNNNNNNNNNNNNNNNNNNNNNNNNNNNNNNNNNNNNNNNNNNNNNNNNNNNNNNNNNNNNNNNNNNNNNNNNNNNNNNNNNNNNNNNNNNNNNN encodes:
- the LOC100783677 gene encoding extensin-2; translated protein: MGTRQWPRLILALAFCLIAMSVGADYKPYYGQPSNYYPRPPPPPYQQVNPPYYHKSPPYYYKSPPPPSPSPPPPYVYKFPPYHYKSPPPPSSSPPPPYVYKSPPPPPPSPPPPYVYKSPPPPSPSPPPPYVYKSPPPPSPSPPPPYVYMSPPPLSPSPLPPYVYKSPPPPSPSPPPPYAYKSPPPPSPSPPPPYIYKSPPPPSPSPPPPYIYKSPPPPSPSPPPPPSPSPPPPSPSPPPPYVYKSPPPPSPSPPPPYIYKSPPPPSPSPPPPYVYKSPPP